From the Flavobacterium galactosidilyticum genome, one window contains:
- the rpsH gene encoding 30S ribosomal protein S8: MYTDPIADYLTRVRNAVAANHKVVEIPASNLKKEITKILFDQGYILSYKFEDNAVQGSIKIALKYDKDTKEPVIKDIQRISKPGLRKYSSSASIPRILNGLGIAIVSTSKGLMTGKKAKQLNVGGEVICYVY, encoded by the coding sequence ATGTATACAGATCCTATTGCTGATTATTTGACAAGAGTTCGTAACGCTGTGGCTGCAAACCACAAAGTTGTCGAAATTCCTGCATCTAATCTAAAAAAAGAAATAACTAAGATCTTATTTGATCAAGGTTATATCTTGAGTTACAAATTTGAGGACAACGCTGTTCAGGGTTCAATCAAAATCGCTTTAAAGTATGATAAAGATACGAAAGAGCCAGTAATTAAAGATATCCAAAGAATTAGTAAACCAGGTTTACGTAAATATTCAAGTTCTGCATCTATTCCTAGAATCCTTAACGGGTTAGGTATTGCTATCGTGTCAACTTCAAAAGGTTTAATGACTGGAAAGAAAGCAAAACAATTGAACGTAGGTGGTGAAGTAATTTGTTACGTATACTAA
- the rpsN gene encoding 30S ribosomal protein S14: MAKESMKAREVKREKTVAKYAEKRKALLEAGDFVGLQKLPKNASPVRLHNRCKLTGRPRGYMRQFGLSRVTFREMANNGLIPGVKKASW; this comes from the coding sequence ATGGCTAAAGAATCAATGAAAGCCCGCGAGGTTAAGAGAGAAAAAACAGTTGCTAAGTATGCTGAGAAAAGAAAAGCTTTGTTAGAAGCTGGAGATTTCGTAGGTTTGCAAAAGTTACCGAAAAATGCTTCACCAGTTCGTTTGCACAATCGTTGTAAATTAACAGGTAGACCAAGAGGATATATGCGTCAATTCGGTCTTTCACGTGTTACATTTCGTGAAATGGCAAATAACGGATTGATTCCAGGTGTTAAAAAAGCATCTTGGTAA
- the rplE gene encoding 50S ribosomal protein L5: MAYIPRLKEEYKSRVIAALKEEFGYVNVMQVPKLEKIVLSKGVGAAVSDKKLIDYAVDELTKITGQKAVSTISKKDVASFKLRKGMPIGAKVTLRGERMYEFLDRLVTSALPRVRDFSGIKATGFDGRGNYNLGVLEQIIFPEIDIDKVNKISGMDITFVTSAKTDKEAKSLLTELGLPFKKN, from the coding sequence ATGGCGTATATACCTAGACTAAAAGAAGAATATAAGAGCAGAGTAATAGCTGCTCTTAAAGAGGAATTCGGATACGTAAACGTAATGCAAGTTCCTAAATTGGAAAAAATCGTTTTAAGTAAAGGAGTTGGTGCAGCTGTATCTGATAAAAAACTAATTGACTATGCAGTTGATGAGTTAACAAAGATCACTGGACAGAAAGCAGTATCTACTATCTCTAAGAAAGACGTTGCGTCTTTTAAATTGAGAAAAGGGATGCCGATTGGAGCAAAAGTTACTCTACGTGGAGAAAGAATGTATGAGTTTTTGGATAGACTTGTTACTTCAGCTTTACCACGTGTAAGAGATTTCAGTGGTATTAAAGCTACTGGTTTTGACGGAAGAGGAAATTATAATCTTGGTGTTTTAGAGCAAATCATTTTCCCGGAAATTGATATTGACAAAGTAAACAAAATATCAGGTATGGATATCACTTTTGTAACGTCTGCAAAAACGGATAAAGAAGCAAAGTCTCTATTAACAGAATTAGGATTACCTTTTAAAAAGAATTAA
- the rplX gene encoding 50S ribosomal protein L24, with product MIKLKIKSGDIVRVIAGDHKGAEGKVLRVYKDKNKAIVEGVNMVSKHTKPSAKSPQGGIVKKEASIQISNISLIDPKTKETTRVGVRVEGDKKVRFSKKSNQVL from the coding sequence ATGATAAAGCTAAAAATAAAATCAGGTGACATCGTAAGGGTAATTGCTGGAGACCATAAAGGTGCTGAAGGTAAAGTATTACGTGTGTACAAAGACAAGAACAAAGCGATTGTTGAAGGTGTAAACATGGTTAGTAAACATACTAAACCAAGTGCAAAAAGCCCTCAAGGTGGTATTGTAAAGAAAGAAGCTTCTATACAAATATCTAACATTTCTTTAATTGATCCTAAAACTAAGGAGACAACTAGAGTAGGTGTTAGAGTAGAAGGAGATAAGAAAGTAAGATTTTCAAAAAAATCTAATCAAGTACTATAG
- the rplN gene encoding 50S ribosomal protein L14 — MVQQESRLKVADNTGAKEVLTIRVLGGTKRRYASVGDKIVVSIKDTAPNGSVKKGAVSTAVVVRTKKEVRRADGSYIRFDDNACVLLNAAGEMRGTRVFGPVARELREKQFMKIVSLAPEVL, encoded by the coding sequence ATGGTACAACAAGAGTCAAGATTAAAAGTAGCAGATAACACAGGAGCTAAAGAAGTTTTAACTATCCGTGTTTTAGGAGGTACCAAAAGAAGGTATGCCTCTGTTGGTGACAAAATTGTAGTTTCTATCAAAGATACAGCACCTAACGGAAGCGTTAAAAAAGGAGCTGTTTCAACTGCAGTTGTGGTACGTACCAAGAAAGAAGTGAGAAGAGCTGATGGTTCTTATATCCGTTTCGATGACAATGCATGTGTTCTTTTGAACGCTGCAGGGGAAATGAGAGGAACTCGTGTTTTTGGTCCAGTAGCAAGAGAACTTCGTGAAAAACAATTCATGAAAATTGTATCATTAGCACCAGAAGTGCTTTAA
- the rpsQ gene encoding 30S ribosomal protein S17 — protein sequence MEEKRNLRKERIGVVTSDKMDKSIVVAEVRKVKHPLYGKFVLKTKKYHAHDEMNDCNIGDTVRISETRPLSKTKCWRLVEILERAK from the coding sequence ATGGAAGAAAAAAGAAATTTAAGAAAAGAGAGAATTGGTGTTGTAACTTCAGACAAAATGGACAAGTCGATTGTTGTTGCTGAAGTTCGTAAAGTAAAACACCCATTATACGGTAAGTTCGTGTTGAAAACTAAAAAGTATCACGCACACGACGAAATGAACGACTGTAACATTGGAGATACTGTAAGGATTAGCGAAACGCGTCCTTTAAGTAAAACTAAATGTTGGAGGTTAGTTGAAATCTTAGAAAGAGCTAAATAA
- the rpmC gene encoding 50S ribosomal protein L29, translating into MKQSEIKGLSAAQLQENLSLSKKTYADLKMAHAISPIENPLQIRSARRVVARLATELTKRELQ; encoded by the coding sequence ATGAAACAATCAGAAATAAAAGGTCTTTCTGCAGCACAGTTGCAAGAGAATCTTAGCTTGTCTAAGAAAACATATGCTGATCTAAAAATGGCGCATGCTATTTCACCAATTGAGAACCCGCTTCAAATTAGAAGTGCGAGAAGAGTGGTTGCTAGATTAGCTACAGAACTTACTAAAAGAGAGTTACAATAA
- the rplP gene encoding 50S ribosomal protein L16 — MLQPKRTKYRKVQKGKMKGNSQRGHELSNGMFGIKSVHEDGMFLTSRQIEAARIAATRFMKREGQLWIKIFPDKPITKKPLEVRMGKGKGAVEYWAAVVKPGRIMFEVGGVPLSVAKEALRLAAQKLPVKTKFVVARDFEA, encoded by the coding sequence ATGTTACAGCCTAAAAGAACAAAATACCGTAAGGTACAAAAGGGTAAAATGAAAGGAAACTCTCAAAGAGGGCATGAACTTTCTAATGGAATGTTTGGTATTAAATCTGTACATGAAGATGGAATGTTCTTAACCTCTCGTCAAATCGAAGCTGCGCGTATCGCTGCAACTCGTTTTATGAAAAGAGAAGGACAATTATGGATCAAAATATTTCCAGACAAACCAATTACTAAGAAGCCTCTTGAGGTACGTATGGGTAAAGGTAAAGGAGCCGTTGAATATTGGGCTGCTGTTGTTAAACCCGGAAGAATTATGTTTGAAGTTGGAGGAGTACCTTTGTCAGTTGCAAAAGAGGCGTTACGTCTTGCAGCTCAAAAGCTTCCAGTAAAAACTAAGTTCGTTGTTGCTAGAGATTTCGAAGCATAA
- the rpsC gene encoding 30S ribosomal protein S3, producing MGQKTNPIGNRLGIIRGWDSNWYGGNDYGDKLAEDHKIRKYIHARLSKASVSKVIIERTLKLVTVTITTARPGIIIGKGGQEVDKLKEELKKITDKEVQINIFEIKRPELDAYLVATSICRQIESRISYRRAIKMAIAASMRMNAEGIKVLISGRLNGAEMARSEGFKEGRIPLSTFRADIDYALAEAHTTYGRMGIKVWIMKGEVYGKRDLSPLAGMDKKQSGTGGGKGGDSPRGDRKPFNKGGKPDARKRK from the coding sequence ATGGGACAAAAGACAAATCCAATTGGAAATAGACTTGGTATCATCAGAGGATGGGACTCAAACTGGTATGGTGGAAATGATTATGGTGATAAACTTGCCGAAGATCACAAAATCAGAAAGTATATCCATGCTCGTTTATCAAAAGCTAGTGTATCAAAAGTAATCATCGAGAGAACTTTGAAACTTGTAACCGTTACTATCACTACTGCTAGACCTGGTATTATTATCGGAAAAGGTGGACAAGAGGTAGACAAGTTGAAAGAAGAACTTAAGAAAATTACTGACAAAGAGGTTCAAATCAACATCTTTGAAATAAAAAGACCTGAACTTGACGCGTATCTAGTTGCTACAAGCATCTGTCGTCAAATCGAAAGCCGTATTTCTTACAGACGTGCAATCAAAATGGCTATTGCTGCTTCTATGCGTATGAACGCTGAAGGTATCAAAGTTTTGATTTCTGGTCGTTTGAATGGTGCAGAGATGGCACGTTCAGAAGGTTTCAAAGAAGGAAGAATTCCTCTATCAACTTTCAGAGCCGACATTGATTATGCATTAGCTGAAGCGCATACTACTTATGGTAGAATGGGTATCAAAGTGTGGATCATGAAAGGTGAAGTTTATGGAAAGAGAGATCTTTCTCCGCTTGCTGGAATGGACAAAAAACAATCTGGTACTGGTGGAGGTAAAGGTGGTGATTCTCCAAGAGGAGATAGAAAGCCTTTTAACAAAGGTGGAAAACCAGACGCTCGTAAACGAAAGTAA
- the rplV gene encoding 50S ribosomal protein L22 has product MGVRKRETADARKEANKSIAFAKLNNCPTSPRKMRLVADLVRGQKVERALNILRFSSKEASRKLEKLVLSVIANWQAKNPDANMEEAGLFVKTITVDGGMMLKRLRPAPQGRAHRIRKRSNHVTIVLGSINNTQAI; this is encoded by the coding sequence ATGGGAGTTCGTAAAAGAGAAACAGCAGATGCGAGAAAAGAGGCTAATAAGTCTATAGCTTTCGCAAAATTGAATAACTGCCCTACTTCACCTAGAAAAATGCGCTTAGTAGCGGACTTGGTAAGAGGTCAGAAGGTAGAGAGAGCATTGAACATCTTAAGATTTAGTTCTAAAGAAGCTTCAAGAAAATTAGAGAAATTGGTTTTATCTGTTATTGCCAACTGGCAAGCAAAAAACCCTGACGCTAATATGGAAGAAGCAGGTTTATTTGTTAAAACGATTACAGTAGATGGTGGAATGATGTTGAAAAGACTTCGTCCTGCTCCACAAGGTCGTGCTCACAGAATTAGAAAACGTTCTAATCACGTAACAATCGTGCTTGGATCTATTAATAACACACAAGCAATTTAA
- the rpsS gene encoding 30S ribosomal protein S19, translating into MARSLKKGPFVHYKLDKKVQENIAGGNKGVVKTWSRASMITPDFVGQTIAVHNGRQFVPVYVTENMVGHKLGEFSPTRSFRGHAGAKNKGKK; encoded by the coding sequence ATGGCACGTTCATTAAAAAAAGGACCTTTCGTTCATTATAAGTTAGACAAGAAAGTTCAAGAAAACATTGCAGGTGGAAATAAAGGAGTGGTTAAGACTTGGTCTAGAGCTTCTATGATTACTCCAGACTTTGTTGGACAAACTATCGCAGTTCATAACGGTCGTCAATTTGTACCAGTTTACGTAACAGAAAACATGGTAGGTCACAAATTAGGAGAATTTTCACCAACTAGATCTTTTAGAGGTCATGCTGGAGCAAAAAATAAAGGTAAAAAATAA
- the rplB gene encoding 50S ribosomal protein L2, whose amino-acid sequence MSVRKLKPITPGQRFRVVNGYDAITTDKPERSLIAPIKNSGGRNSQGKMTMRYTGGGHKQRYRIIDFKRTKEGIPATVKSIEYDPNRTAFIALLVYADGEKTYVIAQNGLKVGQKLVSGPESQPEIGNTLPLSRVPLGTVISCIELRPGQGAVIARSAGTFAQLMARDGKYATIKMPSGETRLILLTCSATIGAVSNSDHQLVVSGKAGRTRWLGRRPRTRPVAMNPVDHPMGGGEGRSSGGHPRSRNGIPAKGYRTRSKKNPSNKYIVERRKK is encoded by the coding sequence ATGTCAGTAAGAAAATTAAAACCTATTACCCCAGGTCAGCGATTTAGAGTTGTGAATGGTTATGACGCCATTACAACTGATAAGCCGGAACGCTCTTTGATAGCGCCGATAAAAAACTCTGGAGGTAGAAATAGTCAAGGAAAGATGACCATGCGTTATACGGGTGGTGGTCACAAGCAGAGATATCGTATTATTGATTTCAAACGTACAAAAGAAGGAATTCCAGCTACAGTGAAATCAATCGAATATGATCCAAATCGTACTGCGTTTATCGCATTATTAGTTTATGCTGATGGTGAGAAAACTTATGTTATTGCTCAAAACGGATTGAAAGTAGGTCAGAAATTAGTTTCTGGTCCAGAATCTCAACCTGAAATTGGTAATACATTACCTTTAAGTAGAGTTCCATTAGGAACTGTAATTTCTTGTATCGAATTGAGACCAGGACAAGGAGCTGTAATCGCTCGTTCTGCTGGAACATTTGCTCAATTAATGGCAAGAGATGGAAAATATGCTACAATCAAAATGCCTTCTGGTGAAACAAGATTAATCTTGTTAACTTGTTCGGCTACAATTGGAGCGGTTTCAAATTCTGACCACCAATTAGTTGTATCTGGTAAAGCAGGTAGAACAAGATGGTTAGGTAGAAGACCTAGAACAAGACCTGTTGCAATGAACCCTGTCGATCACCCAATGGGTGGTGGTGAAGGACGTTCTTCTGGTGGACATCCACGTTCAAGAAATGGAATACCAGCTAAAGGTTATAGAACTCGTTCTAAGAAAAACCCGAGTAACAAGTATATCGTAGAACGTAGAAAGAAATAA
- the rplW gene encoding 50S ribosomal protein L23, which yields MSIIIKPIVTEKVTKESEVLNRFGFVVDKKANKVQIKKAVEAAYGVTILSVNTMNVRPDRTTKYTKSGLISGKTNAIKKAIVQVQEGETIDFYNNI from the coding sequence ATGAGCATCATAATTAAGCCTATAGTAACGGAAAAAGTAACCAAAGAAAGTGAAGTTTTAAACCGCTTCGGATTCGTTGTTGACAAAAAAGCAAATAAAGTACAAATTAAGAAAGCTGTTGAAGCTGCTTATGGAGTAACGATTTTGAGCGTTAACACGATGAACGTAAGACCGGATAGAACTACAAAATACACTAAAAGTGGTTTAATCAGTGGAAAGACAAATGCTATCAAAAAAGCAATTGTACAAGTACAAGAAGGAGAAACAATTGATTTTTACAACAATATCTAA
- the rplD gene encoding 50S ribosomal protein L4 produces MEAKVLDFNGKDTGRKVQLSDSVFGIEPNNHAVYLDVKQYLANQRQGTHKAKERAEVAGSTRKIKKQKGTGTARAGSAKNPLFKGGGTVFGPRPRSYSFKLNKSLKRLARKSAFSIKAKESNIIVLEDFNFETPNTKNFINVLKALELENKKSLFVLGDTNKNVYLSSRNLKGSSVVSSLELSTYAILNANNLVLLESSLEIIEENLSK; encoded by the coding sequence ATGGAAGCAAAAGTATTAGATTTCAACGGAAAAGATACTGGAAGAAAAGTGCAACTTTCTGATTCAGTATTTGGTATAGAACCAAACAATCACGCAGTATACCTTGATGTAAAGCAATATCTTGCTAATCAAAGACAAGGAACGCACAAAGCTAAAGAAAGAGCTGAAGTGGCGGGAAGTACTCGTAAGATAAAAAAACAAAAAGGAACTGGTACTGCTCGTGCGGGTAGTGCAAAGAATCCATTGTTTAAAGGTGGTGGAACAGTTTTCGGACCAAGACCAAGAAGTTATTCATTCAAATTGAATAAAAGCTTGAAAAGATTGGCAAGAAAGTCTGCTTTCTCAATTAAAGCAAAAGAGTCGAATATCATCGTACTTGAAGACTTTAATTTTGAAACACCAAACACTAAAAATTTCATCAACGTTTTGAAAGCTTTAGAGTTAGAAAATAAAAAATCTCTATTTGTGTTGGGTGATACCAATAAAAATGTATATTTGTCCTCACGCAATTTAAAAGGCTCTAGTGTTGTAAGTAGCTTAGAATTAAGCACTTACGCTATTCTAAATGCTAATAACTTAGTTCTTTTAGAGAGTTCTTTAGAGATAATTGAAGAAAATTTAAGTAAATAA
- the rplC gene encoding 50S ribosomal protein L3, which produces MSGLIGRKIGMTSIFDENGKNIPCTVIEAGPCVVTQVRTKGVDGYEALQLGFDDKNEKHSTKAALGHFKKAGTVAKKKVVEFQDFATEQKLGDLIDVSIFEEGEFVDVQGVSKGKGFQGVVKRHGFGGVGQATHGQHNRLRAPGSVGASSYPSRVFKGMRMAGRMGGDNVKVQNLRVLKVVAEKNLLVIKGCVPGHNNSYVIIQK; this is translated from the coding sequence ATGTCTGGGTTAATTGGTAGAAAAATCGGCATGACTAGCATTTTCGACGAGAACGGGAAAAACATTCCTTGTACAGTAATCGAAGCTGGACCATGCGTTGTTACCCAAGTCAGAACCAAAGGTGTTGACGGGTACGAAGCGTTGCAACTTGGTTTCGATGACAAAAACGAGAAACATTCCACTAAAGCGGCTTTAGGTCACTTTAAAAAAGCTGGAACTGTAGCTAAGAAAAAAGTCGTTGAATTTCAAGATTTTGCAACTGAACAAAAATTAGGAGATCTTATTGATGTTTCTATTTTTGAAGAAGGAGAATTTGTAGATGTACAAGGTGTATCTAAAGGTAAAGGTTTTCAAGGGGTTGTTAAACGTCACGGTTTTGGTGGTGTTGGACAAGCAACTCACGGTCAACACAACCGTTTAAGAGCGCCAGGTTCTGTGGGAGCTTCTTCTTATCCATCTAGAGTATTCAAAGGAATGCGTATGGCTGGAAGAATGGGAGGAGACAATGTAAAAGTTCAAAACCTTAGAGTTTTAAAAGTAGTTGCTGAAAAGAACCTACTTGTTATTAAAGGATGTGTTCCTGGTCATAACAACTCTTATGTAATCATTCAGAAGTAA
- the rpsJ gene encoding 30S ribosomal protein S10: MSQKIRIKLKSYDHMLVDKSAEKIVKTVKSTGAVVTGPIPLPTHKKLFTVLRSPHVNKKAREQFEVMSYKRLIDIYSSSSKTIDALMKLELPSGVEVEIKV; this comes from the coding sequence ATGAGTCAAAAAATCAGAATAAAATTAAAATCTTACGATCACATGTTAGTAGACAAGTCTGCTGAGAAGATTGTAAAAACTGTTAAGAGTACAGGTGCAGTAGTAACAGGACCAATTCCTTTGCCAACTCACAAAAAACTTTTCACTGTATTGCGTTCTCCACACGTTAACAAAAAAGCGAGAGAGCAATTTGAAGTAATGTCATACAAGAGATTGATTGATATTTATTCATCTTCATCTAAAACTATTGATGCGTTAATGAAACTTGAATTGCCAAGTGGAGTTGAAGTTGAAATCAAAGTTTAA
- the fusA gene encoding elongation factor G → MARDLRYTRNIGIAAHIDAGKTTTTERILFYTGKNHKIGETHEGSATMDWMAQEQERGITITSAATTCEWNFPTQQGKVLPESLPYHFNIIDTPGHVDFTVEVNRSLRVLDGLVFLFSAVDGVEPQSETNWRLADQYRVPRMGFVNKMDRQGSNFLGVCQQVRDMLKSNAVAITLPIGEENDFKGVVDLVKNQAMIWHDENHGATYDIVPIPEDMLAEVKEYRSILIEAVADYDENLLDKYMEDETSITEEEINNALRAATIDMAIIPMLCGSSFKNKGVQFLLDAVCKYLPSPMEKEGIWGIHPDDAELLEEDQTKILRKPSVAEPFAALAFKIATDPFVGRLAFFRAYSGRLDAGSYILNTRSGNKERISRIYQMHANKQNPIDYIEAGDIGAAVGFKDIKTGDTMCDEKHPIILESMKFPAPVIGVAIEPKTKVDVDKMGMALAKLAEEDPTFTVRTDEASGQTIISGMGELHLDVLIDRMRREFKVEVNQGEPQVEYKEAFTRSATHRETYKKQSGGRGKFGDIVFTLEPADEVDGKAAVGLQFVNAVKGGNVPKEYIPSVEKGFREAMKTGPLAGYQVDSLKVTLTDGSFHPVDSDALSFELAARMGYREVAKAAGAVILEPIMKMEVITPEENMGDIVGDINRRRGQVNDMGDRAGAKTIKADVPLSEMFGYVTTLRTLSSGRATSTMEFSHYAETPANISEAVIKKAKGNA, encoded by the coding sequence ATGGCTAGAGACTTAAGATATACAAGAAATATTGGAATCGCTGCGCACATTGATGCTGGTAAAACAACAACAACAGAGCGTATCCTTTTCTATACAGGAAAAAATCACAAAATAGGTGAAACGCACGAAGGTTCTGCAACAATGGACTGGATGGCGCAAGAGCAAGAAAGAGGTATTACAATTACTTCTGCTGCTACAACTTGTGAGTGGAATTTCCCAACACAACAAGGTAAAGTTTTACCTGAATCTTTACCGTATCACTTCAATATTATTGATACTCCAGGACACGTTGATTTTACTGTTGAAGTAAATCGTTCGTTACGTGTTCTTGATGGTTTAGTTTTCTTATTTAGTGCAGTTGATGGTGTTGAGCCACAATCAGAAACTAACTGGAGATTAGCGGATCAATATAGAGTTCCACGTATGGGATTCGTAAACAAAATGGACCGTCAAGGTTCTAACTTCTTGGGAGTTTGTCAGCAAGTTAGAGACATGTTAAAATCTAACGCTGTTGCAATCACTTTGCCTATTGGTGAAGAGAACGATTTCAAAGGAGTAGTTGACTTAGTGAAAAATCAAGCTATGATATGGCATGATGAAAATCACGGTGCTACTTATGACATTGTGCCTATTCCTGAGGATATGCTTGCAGAAGTAAAGGAATACAGATCTATTCTTATTGAAGCGGTTGCTGATTATGATGAGAATCTTTTGGATAAGTATATGGAAGATGAAACTTCTATTACTGAAGAAGAGATTAACAACGCATTAAGAGCTGCTACTATTGACATGGCGATTATTCCTATGTTATGTGGATCTTCATTTAAAAATAAAGGAGTTCAATTTTTATTAGATGCAGTTTGTAAATACTTACCATCTCCTATGGAGAAAGAAGGTATTTGGGGAATTCATCCTGATGACGCTGAATTGTTAGAAGAGGATCAAACTAAAATTTTGCGTAAGCCATCTGTAGCTGAGCCGTTTGCGGCTTTAGCATTTAAAATTGCTACTGACCCATTCGTAGGTCGTTTAGCGTTTTTCCGTGCTTATTCAGGACGTTTAGATGCAGGTTCATATATCTTGAACACTCGTTCAGGAAACAAAGAAAGAATTTCTCGTATCTACCAAATGCACGCTAACAAACAAAATCCAATCGATTACATCGAAGCTGGAGATATTGGAGCGGCAGTTGGATTTAAAGATATCAAGACTGGAGATACAATGTGTGATGAAAAACACCCAATCATTCTTGAGTCAATGAAATTCCCAGCACCGGTAATCGGGGTTGCAATTGAGCCTAAAACTAAAGTTGATGTTGATAAAATGGGTATGGCTTTAGCTAAATTAGCTGAAGAAGATCCTACGTTTACAGTTAGAACTGATGAAGCTTCAGGTCAAACTATTATATCAGGTATGGGTGAGCTTCACTTAGATGTACTTATCGATCGTATGAGACGTGAGTTTAAAGTTGAAGTGAATCAAGGTGAACCTCAAGTTGAATATAAAGAAGCTTTTACAAGATCTGCAACACACAGAGAAACGTACAAGAAACAATCTGGAGGTCGTGGTAAATTCGGTGATATCGTATTTACATTAGAGCCTGCTGATGAAGTTGACGGTAAAGCTGCTGTAGGATTACAGTTTGTAAATGCTGTAAAAGGTGGTAACGTTCCTAAAGAATATATCCCATCTGTTGAAAAAGGTTTCCGTGAAGCTATGAAAACTGGTCCATTAGCTGGGTACCAAGTAGATAGTTTGAAAGTAACTTTGACAGACGGATCTTTCCACCCTGTCGATTCAGATGCACTATCTTTTGAGTTAGCTGCTAGAATGGGGTACAGAGAAGTAGCTAAAGCTGCTGGAGCTGTTATTCTTGAGCCAATAATGAAGATGGAAGTTATTACGCCAGAAGAAAACATGGGAGATATCGTAGGTGATATTAACCGTCGTAGAGGTCAGGTAAATGACATGGGTGATAGAGCTGGTGCAAAAACTATTAAAGCGGATGTTCCGTTATCAGAAATGTTTGGATATGTTACAACATTAAGAACGCTTTCTTCTGGTAGAGCAACTTCTACAATGGAATTTTCACATTACGCTGAAACGCCTGCTAATATTTCAGAAGCAGTAATCAAAAAAGCAAAAGGAAACGCTTAA
- the rpsG gene encoding 30S ribosomal protein S7, giving the protein MRKRAAKKRPLLPDPRFNDQLVTRFVNNLMWDGKKSTAFKVFYDAIDIIESKKQDAEKPSLEIWKDALTNVMPHVEVRSRRVGGATFQIPMQIRPDRKISMAMKWLILYSRRRNEKSMAQRLASECLAAAKEEGAAVKKRMDTHKMAEANKAFSHFRF; this is encoded by the coding sequence ATGAGAAAAAGAGCGGCAAAGAAGAGACCACTTTTACCAGATCCAAGGTTTAATGATCAACTGGTAACGCGTTTTGTGAACAACTTAATGTGGGATGGAAAAAAATCGACAGCGTTTAAAGTATTTTATGATGCTATTGACATCATTGAGTCTAAAAAACAAGATGCTGAAAAGCCATCGTTAGAAATATGGAAAGATGCTTTAACTAACGTTATGCCTCACGTAGAAGTACGTAGTCGTAGAGTAGGTGGAGCTACATTTCAGATTCCGATGCAAATTAGACCAGATAGAAAAATTTCTATGGCGATGAAGTGGTTAATACTTTATTCAAGAAGAAGAAATGAAAAATCTATGGCTCAAAGGTTAGCTTCAGAATGTTTAGCTGCGGCTAAAGAAGAAGGTGCTGCTGTTAAGAAAAGAATGGATACTCACAAAATGGCAGAAGCTAACAAAGCTTTCTCTCACTTTAGATTTTAA
- the rpsL gene encoding 30S ribosomal protein S12 yields MPTIQQLVRTGRTQMTKKSKSVALDSCPQRRGVCTRVYTTTPKKPNSAMRKVARVRLTNGNEVNAYIPGEGHNLQEHSIVLVRGGRVKDLPGVRYHIVRGALDTSGVAGRTQRRSKYGAKRPKEAKK; encoded by the coding sequence ATGCCAACAATTCAACAATTAGTAAGAACAGGAAGAACTCAGATGACTAAGAAGAGTAAATCGGTTGCTTTAGATTCTTGTCCTCAAAGAAGAGGGGTTTGTACGCGTGTTTACACTACAACACCAAAAAAACCAAACTCTGCAATGCGTAAAGTAGCGCGTGTACGTTTGACAAATGGTAATGAAGTAAATGCCTACATCCCTGGTGAAGGACACAATCTACAAGAGCACTCGATAGTATTAGTTAGGGGTGGAAGGGTAAAAGATTTACCAGGAGTTAGATATCACATCGTTCGTGGTGCACTTGATACGTCAGGAGTAGCAGGAAGAACACAAAGGAGATCTAAGTACGGAGCAAAACGCCCAAAAGAAGCAAAAAAGTAA